The sequence GGCCTATGAAGAGTTCAAGACTGCCCTGGCCAACCTCAAGCAGCAGGGGATGAAGCAACTGGTGCTCGACCTGCGCAACAACCCCGGCGGCTACCTGGACCGCGCCACCAACATGGCCGACGAGTTTATCGAAGGCAACAAACTGCTGGTGTACACTGACGGGAAGGAAGACCGCTACGACCGGAAATACTTCGCCAAGCTGCCTGGCCAATTTGAAGACGGCGCGCTCATCGTGCTCATCGACGAGGGTAGCGCGTCGGCCTCCGAGATTGTGGCGGGTGCGTTGCAGGATCACGACCGGGGCTATATCGTGGGGCGGCGGTCGTTTGGGAAAGGGCTGGTGCAGATGCCCGTGCAGCTTTCCGACGGCTCGGAACTCCGGCTGACGATCTCGCGCTACTACACGCCCACGGGCCGCAGCATCCAGAAACCCTACGTACCTGGGCAGGAGGGCGACTACGAAAAGGAACTCGACCTGCGCTCGAAACGGGGTGAGTATTACATCGCCGACAGTATCAAAAACGACCCTAAAAAGGTATTTAAAACCGACAAGGGCCGCACGGTTTATGGCGGCGGTGGTATCACGCCTGACTACTTCGTGCCCCGCGATTCGAGCTGGCAGACGGCCTACCTGGGCCAACTGTACGCCAAAAACATCATCCGCGAGTACGCGCTGACCTACGCTAATGCCAACCGCAAGCAGTTGGAAAAACTGCCCTTTGCCGAGTTCGACAAAGCCGTTAACCTGACCGACACCCAGTTGCAGCAACTAACGGCCGACGCGACAGCCGAGGGGGTGAAATTCAACGCGGCGGAGTTTAACCGGTCGAAAGAGTACATCCGTACGCAGGTGAAAGCCCTGATTGCCCGCTACGTGTATCAGCGCAACAACAAGGGCGGGCAGAACAACGAGTTCTACCGCATCGCCAACCAAAGCGACAACACCTACGTAAAAGCGCTGACCCTCTTCGACCGGGCTCGCCAACTGGAATTCGGCTCAAACGGCGTGTCGAAGAAGTAATAAATAGTGTATCGTGTAGAATGACTAATGGGCTGGCGCAGAAAGAAGACGCGCCAGCCCATTAGTCATTCTACACGATACACTATTTATTATTTCGGCTTTTTCTCGGCGGAATGAATATCCCGGAAGTGGTCCATGATGCGACCCCAGAATCGTTTGCCGGGGCGATCTTTCTTGGCGGTTGTCGTTGTGGCAGTGACCCCCGTTGTTGAGACGGGCTTCGTTGAGCTGGGTTTCGAATCGGCCGGTTTGGCCTTCGTCGACGTGGTGGTCCGTGAGCTGGTCGATGACGATACGCTCCGGTCAACGGTCTGACTGGCAGCGGCCTGGGTAGGTGTCGCTGTAAGCGTTACCACGAAGAGGCTGGCCGTGGTTGCCGTAGAAATCCAGAAAATTCTCATAGAAGGATACAAGGTCACAAGGTAGTTCGTCAGGCATTCCTGCGAATAGTTGAGCAATATATAACTATTACACGACGGTTTTGCATCTAAATTGTGGAAAAAACGAACTATTATTTTGTCTACTAACTTAATAGCCTTCCTGTGCCCGAATCGGAGCAGGCGGGTATATCCGTTAGGCCCTGTGAATCTGTTATCTTTGCCCCATTCGTTTACAACATCATGTTCGA comes from Fibrella aestuarina BUZ 2 and encodes:
- a CDS encoding S41 family peptidase; amino-acid sequence: MRNEDQSINGGPEHTPEKKPIQNDRTIVRLPMLLGLTLAGGVLIGASFFGGTKNLNNIGKGYSKYKEILQLIENNYVDSVNTDDLVDFSISKMLEKLDPHTAYLNPTDAVAARSQLEGGFDGIGVEFNIYKDTVYVVTPLAGGPSETAGIQSGDKILQVDETKLTGKAIDNTAVFKAMRGKRGTEVRLTILSKGQQPRVVTLTRDRIPTYAVDAAYMVDTQTGYLKVNRFSDSAYEEFKTALANLKQQGMKQLVLDLRNNPGGYLDRATNMADEFIEGNKLLVYTDGKEDRYDRKYFAKLPGQFEDGALIVLIDEGSASASEIVAGALQDHDRGYIVGRRSFGKGLVQMPVQLSDGSELRLTISRYYTPTGRSIQKPYVPGQEGDYEKELDLRSKRGEYYIADSIKNDPKKVFKTDKGRTVYGGGGITPDYFVPRDSSWQTAYLGQLYAKNIIREYALTYANANRKQLEKLPFAEFDKAVNLTDTQLQQLTADATAEGVKFNAAEFNRSKEYIRTQVKALIARYVYQRNNKGGQNNEFYRIANQSDNTYVKALTLFDRARQLEFGSNGVSKK